A part of Streptomyces sp. NBC_01210 genomic DNA contains:
- a CDS encoding glycoside hydrolase family 15 protein yields MAGRIEDYALIGDMQTAALVCRDGTVDWLCLPRFDSHAIFAGLLGTEDHGFWRLGPAHAADAQPPSAARRRYRGDSLILESEWDTPRGTVRVTDFMPPRDGAPQLIRIVEGVSGRVRMRSALRMRFSYGRVVPWVHKVDGRTVAVAGPDSVWLDTSAETYGKDLTTYSDFTVGPGERIAFTISWQPSHHHPPSLPDPEGSLEATSDFWREWVEHCTYNGPYREAVVRSLITLKALTYAPTGGIVAAPTTSLPEEIGGERNWDYRYTWLRDAAITLSSLLRTGYREEARAWREWLLRAVAGDPENLQIMYGIAGERELGEAELDWLPGYENSTPVRVGNGAAHQLQLDVYGEVTEALHLAHMTGLARNDYASLLQLKLIRYLEKHWDQPDEGIWEVRGPRRHFVHSKVMAWVAVDRTIKLIESGDADGPIERWRELRDDIHRDVCEKGYDKERNTFTQSYGSKELDASLLLIPQMGFLPPDDKRVIGTIEAIQRELATEDGFVLRYPTAGENAGVDGLKGDEGAFLACSFWLADDLAMIGRVDEARRLFEKLLSLRNDLGLLAEEWDATLQRQVGNFPQAFSHVPLIDTALRLTASGAYGG; encoded by the coding sequence GTGGCCGGGCGCATCGAGGATTACGCACTCATCGGAGACATGCAGACCGCTGCCTTGGTCTGCCGGGACGGCACAGTGGACTGGCTGTGCCTACCCCGCTTCGACTCGCATGCCATCTTCGCCGGGCTGCTCGGCACCGAAGACCACGGTTTCTGGCGGCTCGGCCCGGCGCATGCCGCGGATGCCCAGCCTCCGTCGGCCGCCCGGCGCCGCTACCGCGGGGACTCGCTGATCCTCGAATCGGAGTGGGACACGCCACGCGGCACGGTCCGTGTGACGGACTTCATGCCGCCTCGTGACGGCGCGCCCCAGCTGATCCGGATCGTGGAGGGCGTGAGCGGGCGGGTGCGGATGCGCTCGGCGCTGCGTATGCGTTTCAGTTACGGGCGTGTGGTGCCGTGGGTCCACAAGGTCGACGGGCGCACGGTCGCCGTCGCCGGGCCCGACTCGGTCTGGCTGGACACCTCCGCGGAGACGTACGGCAAGGACCTGACCACGTACTCCGACTTCACCGTCGGTCCCGGTGAGCGGATCGCCTTCACCATCAGCTGGCAGCCCTCGCACCACCATCCGCCCTCGCTGCCCGACCCCGAGGGCTCGCTGGAGGCGACCTCGGACTTCTGGCGGGAGTGGGTCGAGCACTGCACGTACAACGGGCCCTACCGCGAGGCCGTGGTCCGCTCGCTGATCACGCTGAAGGCGCTGACGTACGCGCCGACGGGCGGGATCGTCGCGGCGCCGACGACCTCGCTGCCGGAGGAGATCGGCGGCGAACGGAACTGGGACTACCGCTACACCTGGCTGCGCGACGCCGCGATCACCCTGTCGTCGCTGCTGCGCACCGGCTACCGCGAGGAGGCCCGCGCCTGGCGCGAGTGGCTGCTGCGTGCGGTCGCCGGTGACCCGGAGAACCTGCAGATCATGTACGGGATCGCGGGCGAACGGGAGCTGGGCGAAGCCGAGTTGGACTGGCTGCCGGGCTACGAGAACTCGACTCCGGTACGGGTCGGGAACGGCGCCGCGCACCAGCTGCAGCTGGATGTGTACGGCGAGGTCACCGAGGCGCTGCATCTGGCCCATATGACGGGTCTCGCGCGCAACGACTACGCCTCGCTGCTGCAGCTCAAGCTGATCCGCTACCTGGAGAAGCACTGGGACCAGCCGGACGAGGGCATCTGGGAGGTGCGCGGGCCGCGCCGGCACTTCGTGCACTCGAAGGTGATGGCCTGGGTCGCGGTCGACCGCACCATCAAGCTGATCGAGTCCGGCGACGCGGACGGCCCGATCGAGCGGTGGCGCGAGCTGCGCGACGACATCCACCGCGATGTCTGCGAGAAGGGTTACGACAAGGAGCGCAACACCTTCACGCAGTCGTACGGCTCGAAGGAACTGGACGCCTCGCTGCTGCTGATTCCGCAGATGGGCTTTCTGCCGCCGGACGACAAGCGCGTCATCGGCACGATCGAGGCGATCCAGCGGGAGCTGGCCACGGAGGACGGTTTCGTACTGCGCTATCCGACCGCGGGCGAGAATGCCGGCGTCGACGGCCTCAAGGGCGACGAGGGCGCGTTCCTGGCGTGCTCGTTCTGGCTCGCGGACGATCTGGCGATGATCGGTCGGGTGGACGAAGCACGGCGGCTGTTCGAGAAGCTGCTCTCCCTGCGCAACGACCTTGGGCTGCTGGCCGAGGAATGGGATGCGACGCTGCAGCGCCAGGTGGGTAACTTCCCGCAGGCGTTCAGCCATGTGCCGCTGATCGACACGGCACTGCGGCTGACAGCTTCCGGCGCTTACGGAGGGTAG
- a CDS encoding FAD-binding oxidoreductase, translating into MAPQGIAEAALAGLRQELTGTAVAPGDPGYDEARAIFNSMIDRRPAVVAQCETEADVARAISFGRDNELEIAVRGGGHSVAGTSLTDGGIVVDLRRMHIVIVDPVSRAARVGGGATMSHLDRATQPHALATTGGRASTTGVGGFTLGGGSGWLERKHGLACDNLIAVELVTADGETVHASADENSELFWALHGGGGNFGVATAITLQLHALPAMSMVMLLFRPEAGPEVVRAYRDFMESAPDEVGGGCIYLTAPPEPFVPEQLVGKLVCTVLVTYTGTEEEARQVTAPLMGLGHEAEVITELPYAELQCMLDDPPGMRNYWSAEYLSGFPDEAVDAYCSRADTMPVPTATQHVLFPVGGAVARSPDDYPLPWRTAPWTVHPFGIWEDPADDERGIHWVRDVRAAVRPWSHGSVYLNFIGNEGRGRVLEGFGEENYLRLAAVKAKYDPNNVFRLNHNIKPAF; encoded by the coding sequence ATGGCGCCCCAAGGCATTGCGGAGGCGGCGCTGGCCGGTCTCCGTCAAGAACTGACCGGCACAGCAGTCGCCCCCGGCGATCCGGGGTACGACGAGGCTCGCGCCATCTTCAACAGCATGATCGACCGGCGACCCGCCGTCGTCGCGCAGTGCGAGACGGAAGCGGATGTGGCCAGGGCGATCAGCTTCGGCCGGGACAACGAGCTGGAGATCGCCGTCCGCGGCGGCGGCCACAGCGTCGCGGGCACGTCGCTGACCGACGGCGGAATCGTGGTCGACCTGCGCCGTATGCACATCGTGATCGTCGACCCCGTGTCCCGGGCGGCACGCGTCGGCGGCGGCGCCACCATGAGCCATCTCGACCGGGCCACGCAGCCGCACGCTCTGGCGACCACCGGCGGCCGTGCGTCCACCACCGGCGTGGGTGGCTTCACGCTCGGCGGCGGATCCGGCTGGCTTGAGCGCAAGCACGGCTTGGCCTGCGACAATCTGATCGCCGTCGAGCTGGTGACTGCCGACGGCGAGACCGTCCACGCCAGTGCGGACGAGAACTCGGAGCTGTTCTGGGCGCTGCACGGCGGCGGCGGCAACTTCGGGGTGGCGACCGCGATCACCCTGCAACTGCACGCGCTTCCCGCGATGTCGATGGTCATGCTGCTGTTCCGGCCGGAGGCGGGACCCGAAGTCGTGCGTGCCTACCGTGACTTCATGGAGTCCGCGCCGGACGAGGTCGGCGGTGGCTGCATCTATCTCACCGCGCCGCCCGAGCCATTCGTCCCCGAGCAACTGGTCGGCAAGCTCGTGTGCACGGTCCTGGTCACCTACACGGGCACGGAAGAGGAGGCCCGGCAGGTGACCGCGCCGCTGATGGGGCTCGGACACGAGGCGGAAGTGATCACGGAGCTGCCGTACGCGGAGCTGCAGTGCATGCTCGACGACCCGCCCGGGATGCGTAACTACTGGTCGGCCGAGTACCTCAGCGGCTTCCCGGACGAGGCCGTGGACGCCTACTGCTCGCGTGCCGACACCATGCCCGTGCCCACGGCCACGCAGCACGTCCTGTTCCCGGTGGGCGGCGCGGTGGCGAGGAGCCCGGACGACTATCCGCTGCCCTGGCGCACCGCGCCGTGGACCGTCCATCCCTTCGGGATCTGGGAAGACCCGGCCGACGACGAGCGCGGCATTCACTGGGTCCGCGACGTACGCGCGGCCGTACGGCCCTGGTCCCACGGCTCGGTCTATCTGAACTTCATCGGGAACGAGGGGCGGGGGCGGGTCCTCGAGGGCTTCGGCGAGGAGAACTACCTTCGCCTCGCCGCGGTCAAGGCGAAGTACGACCCCAACAACGTGTTCCGGCTGAACCACAACATCAAACCGGCGTTCTGA
- a CDS encoding PucR family transcriptional regulator, which produces MARRDSVETTQGGITVQRALELPGLRAGLPEVVAGAERLNRTVRWVHAGEVPNIASLLKGGELLLTTGLGLGTRPAEQRAFVRQLADRGIAALVVELGPRFSRLPATIVETARAAGLPLVQLHREVPFVSVTEEIHTEIVNGHYALLRQAEEVHRRCTEVLLDGGGVPQVLRILADFTANPVFLETADGQLLYAAESESGQAGADPLQVWDGLRGQRAARESPPAGAVLVDVPGGGHGAASVRARLVLLAVGSPMLPVHRMAAERAAGLLAVVLMQARQEEELAARGRGDFLTDLAEGRITPEDAPAQAKVLGFRPGEGPLLPVVMRLAAELFPSGNWALLARAVLEELASVGVPVLLGVRPVEGRVPLLLGLRSESERTAVADRVAAALRAGVERAGLERAGAHPPVVVVGMAGGWAAVSAGLRHAAETATAAQGLSDRPWYDARRLDIDLLLWRLRDHPDLAAFVDRAIGPLRAHDRASRPPLLPTLETYLAHAGRKAETARELHLNRQTLYNRLARISELLGTDLDDPQTVLALSLALRARRHAG; this is translated from the coding sequence ATGGCGAGGCGAGACTCAGTGGAGACGACCCAAGGTGGAATCACGGTGCAGCGGGCGCTCGAACTGCCCGGGCTGCGCGCCGGGCTTCCGGAGGTCGTCGCAGGCGCGGAGCGGCTGAACCGCACGGTGCGCTGGGTGCACGCGGGTGAGGTGCCCAACATCGCCTCGCTCCTCAAGGGCGGTGAGCTGCTGCTCACCACGGGCCTGGGCCTCGGCACCCGGCCGGCCGAGCAGCGCGCCTTCGTAAGGCAGCTGGCGGACCGAGGAATCGCCGCGCTGGTGGTGGAGCTGGGGCCGCGTTTCAGCAGGCTGCCGGCGACGATCGTGGAGACGGCCCGGGCGGCCGGTCTGCCACTGGTGCAGCTGCACCGCGAAGTCCCCTTCGTCTCGGTGACGGAGGAGATCCACACCGAGATCGTGAACGGGCACTACGCCCTGCTGCGGCAGGCCGAGGAAGTGCACCGGCGGTGTACGGAGGTGCTCCTCGACGGCGGCGGAGTGCCCCAAGTGCTGCGTATCCTCGCGGACTTCACCGCGAACCCGGTCTTCCTGGAAACGGCGGACGGGCAGCTGCTGTACGCGGCCGAGTCCGAGTCGGGGCAGGCCGGAGCCGATCCGCTCCAGGTGTGGGACGGGCTGCGCGGCCAGCGGGCGGCGCGGGAGTCCCCTCCCGCCGGCGCGGTCCTCGTGGACGTACCGGGCGGTGGGCACGGGGCGGCTTCGGTACGCGCCCGGCTGGTGCTGCTGGCCGTCGGCTCCCCGATGCTTCCGGTGCACCGGATGGCGGCGGAGCGTGCGGCCGGCCTGCTGGCGGTCGTACTCATGCAGGCACGCCAGGAGGAGGAGCTGGCGGCGCGCGGCCGCGGCGACTTCCTGACGGACCTGGCGGAGGGGCGCATCACGCCGGAGGACGCGCCGGCGCAGGCGAAGGTGCTGGGCTTCAGACCGGGCGAGGGCCCGCTGCTGCCGGTCGTGATGCGCCTCGCCGCGGAGCTCTTCCCCTCGGGGAACTGGGCGCTGCTGGCACGCGCGGTGCTGGAGGAGCTGGCGTCGGTAGGGGTGCCGGTGCTGCTGGGCGTACGTCCGGTGGAGGGCCGCGTACCGCTCCTGCTCGGCCTGCGCTCCGAGTCGGAACGCACGGCGGTCGCGGACCGGGTCGCCGCGGCGCTGCGGGCGGGTGTGGAACGGGCCGGCCTGGAGCGGGCGGGCGCGCATCCGCCGGTCGTGGTGGTGGGCATGGCGGGCGGCTGGGCGGCGGTTTCGGCGGGTCTGCGCCATGCGGCGGAGACGGCGACGGCGGCGCAAGGCCTCTCGGACCGCCCGTGGTACGACGCGCGCCGTCTGGACATCGACCTGCTGCTGTGGCGCCTCCGGGACCACCCGGACCTGGCGGCGTTCGTGGACCGCGCGATCGGCCCCCTCCGCGCCCACGACCGGGCGTCCCGCCCGCCGCTGCTCCCGACGCTGGAGACATACCTGGCCCACGCGGGCCGCAAGGCGGAGACGGCCCGCGAACTCCACCTGAACCGCCAGACGCTGTACAACCGCCTGGCCCGTATCTCGGAACTCCTGGGCACGGACTTGGACGACCCCCAAACGGTGCTGGCATTGAGCCTGGCACTGAGGGCGCGACGGCACGCGGGGTGA
- a CDS encoding glycosyltransferase family 4 protein produces the protein MTQLRTVQVLGGGSAGSSAHVRSLAAGLVARGVRVTVCAPAELEHVYDFPGAGAHFAPVPRRGDPAAVGALRAACAGVDVVHAHGLHAAVRATLALSGQRVPLVVTWHTRAHDDGARGQVLRLLERRAARAAAVVLGTCSELVDRARKRGARDARLAPVAVPAPRGGPGGAESKARAELGAVERPLVMAVGSLVPHRGYGTLLDAARLWRGLDPVPLVVIAGEGRQRGALQRRIEAEGLPVRLMGRRDDIGELLAAADVAVLPSRWEARSLLAQEALRLGVPLVATAVGGIPELVGEAAELVPYGDAAALGGAVARLLSDPGVREELAAAGRAQAATWPTEDETIALVLSVYDEVVAGWS, from the coding sequence GTGACACAGCTGCGTACGGTCCAAGTGCTGGGCGGCGGCAGCGCGGGCAGCAGCGCGCACGTCAGGTCGCTGGCCGCGGGGCTGGTGGCGCGGGGCGTGCGGGTGACGGTGTGCGCTCCCGCTGAACTGGAGCACGTCTACGACTTCCCCGGCGCCGGGGCCCACTTCGCGCCCGTACCGCGGCGCGGTGACCCGGCGGCGGTCGGCGCGCTGCGCGCGGCGTGCGCGGGAGTGGACGTCGTGCACGCGCACGGGCTGCACGCCGCCGTACGCGCCACGCTGGCGCTGAGCGGGCAGCGCGTGCCTCTGGTCGTCACCTGGCACACGCGGGCGCACGACGACGGCGCACGTGGCCAGGTGCTGCGCCTGCTGGAGCGAAGGGCCGCGCGGGCGGCGGCGGTTGTGCTCGGTACGTGCTCCGAGCTGGTCGACCGGGCCCGCAAGCGGGGCGCACGTGACGCCCGCCTCGCGCCGGTCGCCGTGCCCGCGCCGCGCGGTGGGCCGGGCGGCGCGGAGAGCAAGGCACGCGCCGAACTGGGCGCTGTCGAACGCCCCTTGGTGATGGCCGTCGGGAGCCTGGTGCCGCACCGGGGGTACGGAACGCTACTGGATGCGGCCCGGCTGTGGCGTGGCCTGGACCCTGTGCCGCTGGTCGTGATCGCGGGGGAGGGACGGCAGCGGGGTGCGCTCCAGCGCCGTATCGAGGCGGAGGGGCTGCCGGTGAGGCTGATGGGGCGCCGGGACGACATCGGTGAGCTGCTCGCGGCGGCGGATGTGGCGGTACTGCCGAGCCGCTGGGAGGCCCGCTCGCTGCTCGCGCAGGAGGCGCTGCGACTGGGCGTCCCGCTGGTTGCGACGGCGGTGGGCGGCATCCCGGAACTGGTGGGCGAGGCGGCGGAACTCGTTCCGTACGGCGACGCGGCGGCGCTGGGCGGGGCGGTGGCGCGGCTGCTGAGTGACCCGGGGGTTCGGGAGGAGCTGGCGGCGGCGGGGCGGGCGCAGGCGGCGACGTGGCCGACGGAGGACGAGACGATTGCGCTGGTGTTGAGCGTGTACGACGAGGTCGTGGCGGGGTGGAGCTGA
- the recN gene encoding DNA repair protein RecN, which yields MRIRSLGVIDDAVVELSPGFTAVTGETGAGKTMVVTSLGLLLGGRADPALVRIGAKAAVVEGRISVSADGPAAVRAEEAGAELEDGMLLISRTVSAEGRSRAHVGGRSVPVGVLGELADELVAVHGQTDQQGLLRPARQREALDRYAGGAVTGPHAKYAAAYRRLRAVSVELDELTTRARERAQEADLLRFGLNEIAGVEPRAGEDVELAAEAERLGHAEALASAASLAHGALAGNPEDPEGVDATTLVAGAGRALDAVRSHDPALAGLADRMGEISILLGDVAGELAGYADDLDADPLRLAAVEERRAALTGLTRKYGGTGEGIAAVLAWAEESAGRLTELDGDDDRIGELAAERDALRSELSGLAQALTDARTEAAARFAEAVTAELASLAMPHARVSFDIRQTESGHEASGVEVGGRAVVYGPSGVDEVELLLAPHPGAPPRPIAKGASGGELSRVMLAVEVVFAGTDPVPTYLFDEVDAGVGGKAAVEIGRRLAKLAKSAQVVVVTHLPQVAAFADRQLLVEKTNDGTVTRSGVTVLEGEDRVRELSRMLAGQEDSETARAHAEELLATARADG from the coding sequence ATGCGGATACGGTCGCTCGGTGTCATCGACGACGCGGTCGTCGAGCTGTCACCCGGTTTCACTGCGGTGACCGGCGAGACGGGCGCGGGCAAGACCATGGTCGTCACCAGCCTGGGGCTGCTGCTCGGCGGGCGCGCCGACCCCGCCCTGGTGCGGATCGGCGCCAAGGCGGCGGTGGTGGAGGGGCGGATCAGTGTGTCCGCCGACGGCCCCGCCGCGGTACGGGCCGAGGAGGCCGGGGCCGAGCTCGAGGACGGCATGCTGCTGATCAGCCGGACCGTTTCCGCGGAGGGGCGCTCGCGCGCCCACGTCGGTGGGCGGTCCGTGCCGGTGGGCGTGCTGGGCGAGCTGGCCGACGAACTCGTCGCCGTGCACGGCCAGACCGACCAGCAGGGGCTGCTGCGGCCCGCGCGGCAGCGGGAGGCGCTCGACCGGTACGCGGGCGGTGCGGTCACCGGGCCGCACGCCAAGTACGCGGCCGCGTACCGGCGGCTGCGGGCCGTCTCCGTCGAACTGGACGAGCTGACCACGCGCGCCCGTGAGCGCGCGCAGGAAGCCGATCTGCTGCGCTTCGGGCTGAACGAGATCGCGGGCGTCGAACCGCGGGCCGGCGAGGACGTCGAACTCGCCGCGGAGGCGGAGCGGCTGGGCCACGCCGAGGCGCTGGCGTCCGCCGCGTCGCTCGCGCACGGCGCGCTGGCGGGCAATCCCGAGGACCCGGAGGGCGTCGACGCGACGACGCTGGTCGCGGGCGCGGGACGGGCCCTGGACGCCGTACGCTCGCACGACCCCGCGCTGGCCGGGCTCGCCGACCGGATGGGCGAGATCTCCATCCTGCTCGGTGACGTGGCGGGAGAGCTGGCCGGGTACGCGGACGATCTGGACGCCGATCCACTGCGGCTGGCCGCGGTGGAGGAACGGCGGGCGGCGCTGACCGGGCTGACGCGCAAGTACGGCGGGACCGGTGAAGGCATTGCCGCCGTGCTGGCGTGGGCGGAGGAGAGCGCGGGTCGGCTCACCGAGCTGGACGGCGACGACGACCGGATCGGCGAGCTGGCGGCGGAGCGGGACGCGCTGCGGAGCGAACTGTCCGGTCTGGCGCAGGCGTTGACCGACGCGCGTACGGAGGCGGCGGCGCGGTTCGCCGAGGCGGTCACCGCGGAGCTGGCCTCACTCGCGATGCCGCATGCGCGGGTGTCCTTCGACATCAGGCAGACCGAGTCCGGCCATGAGGCCTCCGGCGTCGAGGTCGGCGGCCGCGCGGTGGTGTACGGGCCGTCCGGCGTCGACGAGGTCGAACTGCTGCTGGCCCCGCACCCGGGCGCGCCGCCGCGGCCGATCGCCAAGGGGGCGTCGGGCGGTGAGCTGTCGCGGGTGATGCTGGCGGTCGAGGTCGTCTTCGCGGGGACCGATCCGGTGCCGACGTATCTCTTCGACGAGGTCGACGCGGGCGTGGGCGGCAAGGCGGCGGTGGAGATCGGCCGGCGGCTGGCGAAGCTTGCCAAGTCGGCGCAGGTGGTGGTGGTGACGCATCTGCCGCAGGTGGCGGCGTTCGCCGACCGGCAGCTGCTCGTCGAGAAGACGAACGACGGCACGGTGACGCGAAGCGGTGTGACGGTCCTGGAGGGCGAGGACAGGGTGCGCGAGCTGTCGCGGATGCTGGCGGGCCAGGAGGACTCGGAGACGGCCCGTGCGCACGCGGAGGAGCTCCTGGCGACGGCCCGGGCGGACGGGTAG
- a CDS encoding SRPBCC family protein, with amino-acid sequence MGEAGALPDSLSAPDDGLRPYESWLRMRLDRSLGVGGKGGHGAVRHTVVEYAPGRWVRFRFTGRDAASTASAASTSTSWSLLAMRVRGPDRLTWPLFRRRQHDAVIEDSLDRAEGGRRSRWGPYVRLLRRTKGLR; translated from the coding sequence GTGGGAGAGGCAGGCGCGCTGCCGGACTCGCTCTCCGCGCCGGACGACGGGCTCCGGCCGTACGAGTCGTGGCTCCGGATGAGGCTCGACCGGTCGCTCGGGGTCGGCGGGAAGGGCGGGCACGGTGCGGTGCGCCACACGGTCGTCGAGTACGCGCCCGGCCGGTGGGTCCGTTTCCGCTTCACGGGCCGCGACGCGGCTTCCACGGCTTCCGCGGCTTCCACGAGTACGTCGTGGAGTCTGCTCGCGATGCGCGTACGCGGCCCCGACCGGCTGACGTGGCCGCTCTTCCGGCGTCGGCAGCACGACGCCGTGATCGAGGACAGCCTGGACCGGGCGGAGGGCGGACGCAGGTCGCGATGGGGCCCTTATGTCCGACTGCTGCGGCGGACAAAGGGGCTGCGGTGA
- a CDS encoding NAD kinase, which translates to MTTTTAATPARTVFLLAHTGRPAAIRSAELVVQGLLRSGLGVRVLEAEAADLPLPPSVETVREATPDVLDGCELLIVLGGDGTLLRGAEFARASGVPMLGVNLGRVGFLAEAERDDLDKVVDRVVTREYEVEERMTIDVVVHSNGDVVHRDWALNEAAVQKVSPERMLEVILEIDGRPVTGFGCDGIVCATPTGSTAYAFSAGGPVVWPEVEALLMVPIGAHALFAKPLVTSPTSVLAVEVQPHTPQGVLWCDGRRTIELPPGARVEVRRGAVPVRLARLHHASFTDRLVAKFALPVSGWRGAPH; encoded by the coding sequence TTGACAACGACAACGGCAGCGACACCAGCACGTACCGTTTTCCTGCTCGCACACACCGGCAGACCTGCGGCGATCCGCAGTGCCGAACTCGTCGTACAGGGGCTGCTGCGCAGCGGTCTCGGTGTACGCGTACTGGAGGCGGAAGCGGCCGACCTGCCGCTGCCGCCGTCCGTCGAGACGGTCCGCGAGGCGACTCCCGACGTACTCGACGGCTGTGAACTGCTGATCGTGCTCGGCGGGGACGGGACCCTGCTGCGCGGCGCCGAATTCGCCCGCGCCTCCGGGGTGCCGATGCTCGGCGTCAACCTGGGGCGGGTGGGCTTCCTGGCGGAGGCCGAGCGCGACGACCTCGACAAGGTCGTCGACCGCGTCGTCACCCGCGAGTACGAGGTCGAGGAGCGCATGACCATCGATGTCGTCGTGCACAGCAACGGCGATGTCGTGCACCGGGACTGGGCGCTGAACGAGGCGGCGGTGCAGAAGGTCTCGCCCGAGCGGATGCTCGAGGTCATCCTCGAGATCGACGGGCGGCCGGTGACCGGCTTCGGCTGCGACGGCATCGTCTGCGCGACGCCGACCGGCTCGACCGCGTATGCGTTCTCCGCCGGCGGCCCGGTGGTCTGGCCCGAGGTGGAGGCGCTGCTGATGGTGCCGATCGGCGCGCACGCCCTGTTCGCCAAGCCGCTGGTGACCTCGCCGACGTCGGTCCTCGCGGTGGAGGTGCAGCCGCACACACCGCAGGGGGTGCTGTGGTGCGACGGGCGCAGGACGATCGAACTGCCGCCGGGCGCACGGGTGGAGGTGCGGCGCGGGGCCGTTCCCGTACGGCTGGCGCGACTGCACCATGCGTCCTTCACGGACCGTCTGGTTGCCAAGTTCGCGCTGCCGGTGTCCGGTTGGCGCGGCGCGCCGCACTAG
- a CDS encoding TlyA family RNA methyltransferase: MAGVARRRLDAELVRRNLARSREHASQLIAAGRVTVGGNTATKPATQVETSVAVVVTADDSDPDYVSRGGHKLAGALAAFVPLGLKVEGRRALDAGASTGGFTDVLLRAGAAHVVAVDVGYGQLAWSLQSDERVTVKDRTNVRELTLETIDGEAVDLVVGDLSFIPLGLVMPALVRCTASGADLVLMVKPQFEVGKERLGSGGVVRDPELRADAVRNVARKAGELGLGVLGITASPLPGPSGNVEYFLWLRAGAPELDPADVDRAVAEGPR; the protein is encoded by the coding sequence GTGGCAGGAGTGGCCCGCCGCCGTCTCGACGCCGAGCTGGTACGCCGCAACCTCGCACGCTCGCGCGAGCACGCGAGCCAGCTGATCGCCGCGGGACGGGTGACGGTCGGCGGCAACACCGCGACCAAACCCGCGACCCAGGTCGAGACCAGCGTCGCCGTCGTCGTCACCGCAGACGACAGCGACCCCGACTACGTCTCGCGCGGCGGACACAAGCTCGCCGGCGCGCTGGCGGCCTTCGTGCCGCTCGGGCTGAAGGTCGAGGGCAGGCGGGCACTGGACGCGGGCGCGTCCACCGGCGGATTCACGGATGTACTGCTGCGGGCGGGCGCCGCCCATGTCGTCGCCGTTGACGTCGGATACGGACAACTCGCCTGGTCTCTTCAGAGTGATGAACGCGTGACGGTCAAGGACCGTACGAATGTGCGCGAGCTGACGCTGGAGACGATCGACGGTGAGGCGGTGGACCTGGTGGTGGGGGACCTTTCCTTCATTCCGCTCGGCCTCGTCATGCCCGCGCTCGTCCGGTGTACGGCGTCCGGCGCGGATCTGGTGCTGATGGTCAAGCCGCAGTTCGAGGTGGGTAAGGAACGCCTCGGCAGCGGCGGGGTCGTCCGTGACCCGGAGCTGCGCGCGGACGCGGTACGGAATGTGGCGCGCAAGGCGGGGGAGCTCGGTCTCGGCGTGCTGGGCATCACGGCCAGCCCGCTGCCGGGCCCCTCCGGAAACGTCGAGTATTTTCTGTGGCTCCGGGCCGGAGCGCCCGAGCTCGACCCGGCGGACGTCGACCGTGCAGTGGCGGAGGGACCTCGTTGA
- a CDS encoding SCP2 sterol-binding domain-containing protein, translating into MATTEECRSALDKLSDNLAQADGDVRSAAALDRSLSCHIKDLDITFTGRLVDGRIDVVDTLQGPPPDRAQIRLAMTGDDLVAMVNGELNFAKAWASGRVRLEAGFRDLLRLRTLL; encoded by the coding sequence ATGGCGACGACGGAAGAGTGCCGCAGCGCACTCGACAAACTCTCGGACAACCTGGCACAGGCGGACGGTGATGTACGCAGCGCTGCCGCGCTCGACCGTTCCCTCAGCTGCCACATCAAGGACCTGGACATCACCTTCACCGGCCGCCTCGTGGACGGCCGGATCGATGTGGTCGACACGCTCCAGGGACCGCCGCCCGACAGGGCTCAGATCCGTCTCGCGATGACCGGCGACGATCTGGTGGCCATGGTGAACGGTGAGCTGAACTTCGCGAAGGCCTGGGCCTCCGGCCGGGTCAGGCTCGAGGCCGGCTTCCGCGATCTGCTGCGCCTGAGGACGCTGCTGTAG